A single genomic interval of Zingiber officinale cultivar Zhangliang chromosome 4A, Zo_v1.1, whole genome shotgun sequence harbors:
- the LOC121970285 gene encoding serine/threonine-protein kinase SAPK2-like isoform X1, whose translation MEKYEVLRDIGSGNFGVAKLVRDVRTKELFAIKLIERGQKIDEHVQREIMNHRSLKHPNIVRFKEVLLTPTHLAIVMEYAAGGELFERICNAGRFSEDEARFFFQQLISGVSYCHCMQICHRDLKLENTLLDGSTAPRLKICDFGYSKSSVLHSQPKSTVGTPAYIAPEVLSRKEYDGKIADVWSCGVTLYVMLVGAYPFEDPDDPKNFRKTLARILSVQYSIPDYVRISMECRHLLSQIFVANPEQRFTVPEIKTHPWFLKNLPIELSDGYQNRPASIDALAETTQSIEEVMAIVQEARKPGEATKPGHGHFIGDGSLDLDDIDGDMDLDDIETSGDFVCAL comes from the exons ATGGAAAAGTACGAGGTGCTGAGAGACATTGGCTCGGGTAATTTTGGCGTCGCCAAGCTGGTTCGGGATGTGCGGACCAAGGAGCTCTTCGCcatcaagctcatcgagagaggGCAAAAG ATTGATGAGCATGTTCAGAGGGAAATCATGAACCACAGATCATTGAAGCACCCGAATATAGTTAGATTTAAGGAG GTCTTGTTAACTCCAACACATCTAGCCATAGTCATGGAATATGCTGCTGGGGGAGAGCTTTTTGAGAGGATATGCAATGCTGGAAGATTTAGTGAAGACGAG GCAAGATTCTTCTTTCAGCAATTAATATCAGGGGTCAGCTATTGCCACTGCATG CAAATTTGCCATAGAGATCTCAAGCTAGAAAACACTCTCCTGGATGGTAGCACTGCACCGCGGCTTAAAATATGTGATTTCGGTTATTCAAAG TCTTCAGTCTTACATTCTCAACCAAAGTCCACAGTTGGAACACCAGCTTACATAGCACCTGAAGTGTTGTCTAGAAAGGAATATGATGGGAAA ATTGCTGATGTTTGGTCGTGCGGAGTAACATTGTATGTAATGCTGGTTGGAGCTTATCCCTTTGAGGACCCGGACGATCCAAAGAACTTTAGAAAGACACTTGCG CGGATACTTAGTGTGCAATACTCGATACCAGATTATGTTCGAATCTCAATGGAATGCCGACATCTTTTATCTCAGATATTTGTAGCCAATCCTGAACAG AGGTTCACTGTTCCAGAGATCAAAACCCATCCCTGGTTTCTGAAGAACCTACCGATAGAGCTCTCAGACGGGTATCAAAACAGACCCGCGAGCATTGATGCACTCGCAGAGACAACCCAAAGCATTGAAGAAGTCATGGCTATAGTTCAAGAAGCAAGAAAGCCCGGAGAGGCTACTAAACCTGGCCACGGGCACTTCATCGGAGACGGCAGTTTGGATCTTGATGACATTGACGGAGACATGGACCTTGATGACATTGAAACGAGTGGTGATTTTGTATGTGCTCTATGA
- the LOC121970285 gene encoding serine/threonine-protein kinase SAPK1-like isoform X2 produces MEKYEVLRDIGSGNFGVAKLVRDVRTKELFAIKLIERGQKVLLTPTHLAIVMEYAAGGELFERICNAGRFSEDEARFFFQQLISGVSYCHCMQICHRDLKLENTLLDGSTAPRLKICDFGYSKSSVLHSQPKSTVGTPAYIAPEVLSRKEYDGKIADVWSCGVTLYVMLVGAYPFEDPDDPKNFRKTLARILSVQYSIPDYVRISMECRHLLSQIFVANPEQRFTVPEIKTHPWFLKNLPIELSDGYQNRPASIDALAETTQSIEEVMAIVQEARKPGEATKPGHGHFIGDGSLDLDDIDGDMDLDDIETSGDFVCAL; encoded by the exons ATGGAAAAGTACGAGGTGCTGAGAGACATTGGCTCGGGTAATTTTGGCGTCGCCAAGCTGGTTCGGGATGTGCGGACCAAGGAGCTCTTCGCcatcaagctcatcgagagaggGCAAAAG GTCTTGTTAACTCCAACACATCTAGCCATAGTCATGGAATATGCTGCTGGGGGAGAGCTTTTTGAGAGGATATGCAATGCTGGAAGATTTAGTGAAGACGAG GCAAGATTCTTCTTTCAGCAATTAATATCAGGGGTCAGCTATTGCCACTGCATG CAAATTTGCCATAGAGATCTCAAGCTAGAAAACACTCTCCTGGATGGTAGCACTGCACCGCGGCTTAAAATATGTGATTTCGGTTATTCAAAG TCTTCAGTCTTACATTCTCAACCAAAGTCCACAGTTGGAACACCAGCTTACATAGCACCTGAAGTGTTGTCTAGAAAGGAATATGATGGGAAA ATTGCTGATGTTTGGTCGTGCGGAGTAACATTGTATGTAATGCTGGTTGGAGCTTATCCCTTTGAGGACCCGGACGATCCAAAGAACTTTAGAAAGACACTTGCG CGGATACTTAGTGTGCAATACTCGATACCAGATTATGTTCGAATCTCAATGGAATGCCGACATCTTTTATCTCAGATATTTGTAGCCAATCCTGAACAG AGGTTCACTGTTCCAGAGATCAAAACCCATCCCTGGTTTCTGAAGAACCTACCGATAGAGCTCTCAGACGGGTATCAAAACAGACCCGCGAGCATTGATGCACTCGCAGAGACAACCCAAAGCATTGAAGAAGTCATGGCTATAGTTCAAGAAGCAAGAAAGCCCGGAGAGGCTACTAAACCTGGCCACGGGCACTTCATCGGAGACGGCAGTTTGGATCTTGATGACATTGACGGAGACATGGACCTTGATGACATTGAAACGAGTGGTGATTTTGTATGTGCTCTATGA